One Castanea sativa cultivar Marrone di Chiusa Pesio chromosome 4, ASM4071231v1 DNA window includes the following coding sequences:
- the LOC142631586 gene encoding protein PSK SIMULATOR 1-like, whose amino-acid sequence MGALCSRSSKHDHDHNNKYAKAKTGSTATVKKNNSSSLTKLQVQDSKQEVQQPIVAHYEIDGTGTGGAAATEDDFYDGIPRYNAASLKSRSIRSKQAAVAKVSEVSSRLGRAGTLGLGKAAEVLDTLGSSMTNLNSGSGFVSVVATKGNEIGILSFEVANTIMKGHNLMKSLSKRSIRQLKEVVLPSDGVQNLVSEDMDELLQIVAADKREELTVFSGEVVRFGNRCKDAQWHELDRYFEKISRKLTPQKQLRDEADSVMQQLMTLVQSTAELYHELHGLDRFEQDYQRKRQEEDKSLANHRGDNVAIIRGEMKSQRKQVKVLKKKSLWSRSMEEVMEKLVDIVQFLHFEIHNAFGSSEGCEPADESPRSHRRLGPSGLSLHYANIVIQIDTLVLRSSSVAQNTKDALYQSLPPSIKSALRSKLQSFHVKEELTVTDIKAEMEKTLQWLVPIATNTAKAHHGFGWVGEWAGTGSEVNRKPVVQTDLIRIETFHHADKEKTEAYVLDLLLWLHHLISRSKAVTNGGGMRPPIKSPNSKSHPTTTEQPKQMPTNGQSPMLTTEEQETLQCVNKKRLTPGISKSQDFDHGKTELKKQSRLSKSCNTSPTRGSKELLPLKRISSGLPLIVLGVEKEQALDVIDRVDVLR is encoded by the exons ATGGGAGCTTTGTGTTCAAGGAGTTCAAAACATGACCATGATCATAACAATAAATATGCTAAAGCAAAAACTGGTTCAACAGCAACTGTGAAGAAGAACAATAGTAGTAGTTTGACTAAGCTGCAGGTACAAGACTCGAAGCAGGAGGTACAACAGCCGATTGTTGCGCATTATGAGATAGATGGTACAGGTACAGGTGGTGCTGCAGCAACAGAAGATGATTTCTATGATGGGATTCCTCGCTACAACGCCGCCTCTCTCAAGTCAAGATCAATACGCTCTAAGCAAGCTGCTGTTGCTAAg GTCTCGGAGGTGAGTTCACGTTTAGGCAGGGCTGGAACTCTTGGGCTTGGGAAGGCGGCAGAGGTCTTGGACACACTTGGGAGTAGCATGACAAATTTGAATTCTGGAAGTGGTTTTGTTTCTGTTGTAGCAACTAAAGGAAATGAAATTGGAATTTTATCGTTTGAGGTTGCAAACACTATTATGAAAGGACATAATCTTATGAAATCCCTATCAAAAAGAAGTATTAGGCAATTGAAAGAAGTGGTGCTTCCTTCGGATGGTGTGCAAAATTTAGTATCGGAAGATATGGATGAACTCCTACAGATTGTTGCAGCTGACAAGAG GGAGGAGTTGACAGTATTTTCAGGGGAGGTGGTTCGCTTTGGAAATCGTTGCAAAGATGCTCAGTGGCATGAGCTTGACCGTTATTTTGAGAA AATCAGCAGAAAGCTTACTCCTCAAAAGCAACTGAGGGACGAGGCAGATTCAGTGATGCAGCAACTGATGACATTGGTTCAGTCTACAGCT GAATTATACCATGAATTGCATGGTTTGGATCGATTTGAGCAAGATTATCAGCGTAAGCGTCAAGAGGAGGATAAGTCACTTGCCAATCACAGAG GCGACAATGTTGCGATCATAAGGGGAGAAATGAAAAGCCAAAGAAAGCAAGtaaaagttctaaagaaaaagtCCCTCTGGTCCAGAAGTATGGAAGAG GTGATGGAGAAGCTTGTAGACATTgtccaatttttacattttgaaaTACATAATGCCTTTGGCAGTTCTG AAGGTTGTGAGCCGGCAGATGAATCTCCTAGAAGTCATCGAAGACTGGGACCTTCTGGCCTTTCATTGCATTATGCAAATATAGTGATCCAAATTGATACTCTT GTACTCCGGTCAAGTTCTGTAGCTCAAAATACAAAGGATGCATTATACCAGAGCTTGCCACCTAGTATAAAATCTGCTCTACGCTCCAAATTACAATCTTTTCATGTTAAAGAAGAG CTCACTGTCACAGACATCAAAGCTGAAATGGAGAAGACTTTGCAGTGGCTTGTTCCTATTGCCACAAACACAGCCAA AGCCCATCATGGTTTTGGTTGGGTTGGCGAGTGGGCAGGCACTGG TTCTGAGGTAAACCGGAAGCCTGTGGTGCAGACTGATTTGATTCGAATTGAGACATTCCACCATGCAGATAAGGAAAAAACTGAAGCCTATGTACTCGATTTATTATTATGGCTTCACCATTTGATCAGCCGAAGTAAGGCTGTTACAAATGGTGGTGGCATGAGACCACCCATTAAGTCTCCAAACAGTAAATCCCACCCAACGACAACCGAGCAGCCCAAGCAAATGCCAACAAATGGCCAGTCACCTATGCTAACAACTGAAGAACAGGAGACGTTGCAGTGTGTAAATAAGAAAAGACTGACCCCAGGGATCAGTAAGAGTCAGGACTTCGATCATGGGAAGACCGAGTTAAAAAAGCAAAGCAGGCTGAGCAAGAGTTGCAACACCTCCCCAACAAGGGGAAGCAAGGAATTGTTGCCTCTTAAGAGAATTTCTTCTGGGCTTCCTCTCATTGTTCTTGGTGTTGAAAAGGAGCAGGCATTGGATGTCATCGACAGAGTGGACGTGCTTAGATAA